The following proteins are encoded in a genomic region of Apis mellifera strain DH4 linkage group LG14, Amel_HAv3.1, whole genome shotgun sequence:
- the LOC408467 gene encoding chloride channel protein 2 isoform X6: MYGRYTKDLGEYAKEEARKLKYEKTRRKYDSREEDLRKSRRGPLCRKLVALLAFAWKHTGARLGEDWVFLALLGIIMALISYAMDRGISMCNNARIWLYQDLTHHPALQYLAWVSLPVCLILFSAGFVHIVAPQSIGSGIPEMKTILRGVALKEYLTFRTLVAKVIGLTATLGSGLPLGKEGPFVHIASIVATLLSKLVTSFQGIYENESRNCEMLAAACAVGVAACFAAPIGGVLFSIEVTTVYFAVRNYWRGFFAAVCGATMFRLLAIWFQREETITAMFATNFTMDFPFDPQELFVFALIGVGSGIGGAFYVWLHRQYVIFMRKNKSMNSFLQKNRFLYPGIVSLLVSSVSFPLGLGQFMAGDLNTHDQVYGLFTNFTWTKQELGVEEMNIVKHWSTVYTDVFIGLIGFVAFTFVFSIISSTVPVPSGIFIPVFKIGAALGRAMGEAMALWFPNGVRYGGIITPIVPGGYATVGAAAFSGAVTHTISVSVIVFEMTGQITHIVPIMIAVLISNAIAALLQPSIYDSIILIKKLPYLPDLLPSSSGMYNVYVEDFMVRDVKYIWHGISYQKLKEILKENRKLRGFPLVDNPDSMILLGSIQRLELIKLIEKHIGRERRLQVAQKWHKEAEERAREEMERQLRDQERTRRPSRFEVIPAPDILKMQRQSANDLTMSPSNGAAPDHVSHHTYHSPIFGSQPKKSILKKTNSFTLKGFSPLVSPAATPYTTVTGAESRIRLAFEAIFRKSATLQDVDPDPEIGAGGGVRRDSQEVPPHTPMLAPSPATSKKVQLPRERVIDMSAEDQKRWEESEMSLEVDFSRCHIDPAPFQLVERTSLLKVHSLFSMVGVNHAYVTAIGRLVGVVGLKELRKAIEDANAGILPMHCESHIGVSTSSIAKSETDTESKNVSTMNSIASVDCEKVEKV; this comes from the exons GCATTTCTATGTGCAACAACG CCAGGATATGGCTTTATCAGGATCTGACTCACCATCCGGCGCTTCAGTATCTCGCCTGGGTGTCCTTGCCGGTTTGCCTGATCCTCTTCAGCGCCGGCTTCGTGCACATCGTTGCACCGCAGAGCATAGGATCCGGCATTCCGGAGATGAAAACGATCCTACGTGGGGTGGCCTTGAAGGAGTATCTCACCTTTCGTACGCTCGTGGCGAAG GTGATAGGTCTGACCGCGACCCTGGGCTCCGGTCTGCCGCTGGGCAAGGAAGGTCCGTTCGTGCACATCGCGAGCATAGTTGCCACCCTCCTCTCCAAATTGGTGACGAGCTTCCAAGGGATCTACGAGAACGAGAGCAGGAACTGCGAGATGCTCGCCGCTGCGTGCGCCGTGGGGGTGGCCGCCTGCTTCGCGGCCCCCATCGGCGGCGTCCTGTTCAGCATCGAGGTAACCACGGTTTACTTCGCGGTGAGGAATTATTGGAGGGGGTTCTTCGCGGCCGTTTGCGGGGCAACCATGTTCCGGCTGCTCGCTATCTGGTTTCAACGAGAGGAAACGATCACGGCGATGTTCGCGACCAACTTCACCATGGACTTCCCCTTCGACCCCCAAGAATTGTTCGTGTTCGCGTTGATCGGGGTGGGCAGCGGTATAGGGGGCGCTTTCTACGTTTGGCTGCACAGGCAATACGTGATCTTCATGAGGAAGAACAAAAGTATGAACAGCTTTCTGCAGAAAAA tCGCTTCTTGTACCCTGGTATCGTCTCGTTGCTCGTCTCCTCCGTTTCGTTCCCCCTGGGACTAGGCCAGTTCATGGCCGGTGATTTGAACACTCACGATCAAGTGTACGGTTTGTTCACCAACTTCACTTGGACCAAGCAAGAGTTGGGGGTTGAGGAAATGAACATAGTGAAGCATTGGTCCACCGTGTACACCGACGTGTTCATCGGTTTGATCGGTTTCGTTGCGTTCACG TTCGTCTTCTCCATCATAAGCTCCACGGTTCCCGTCCCGTCGGGAATTTTCATCCCCGTGTTCAAGATTGGCGCCGCTCTGGGCAGAGCCATGGGCGAAGCCATGGCTCTGTGGTTTCCCAACGGCGTTCGTTACGGCGGCATCATAACGCCTATCGTACCAG GAGGCTACGCTACCGTCGGGGCAGCTGCATTCTCCGGCGCCGTGACCCACACGATATCCGTGAGCGTTATCGTGTTCGAGATGACCGGTCAGATCACTCACATAGTGCCAATCATGATCGCCGTGTTGATCAGCAACGCCATTGCCGCCCTCCTGCAGCCCAGCATATACGACAGTATCATTTTGATCAAGAAGCTGCCCTATCTCCCAGACCTGTTGCCGTCCAGTTCAG GAATGTACAACGTGTACGTGGAAGATTTCATGGTTCGCGACGTGAAGTATATCTGGCACGGGATCTCGTATCAGAAGTTGAAGGAAATTTTAAAGGAGAACCGCAAGCTCCGCGGTTTCCCGCTTGTCGACAATCCCGACTCGATGATCCTGCTTGGATCTATCCAGAGATTGGAATTGATCAAGCTGATCGAGAAACACATAGGGCGCGAGAGGAGGTTGCAG GTGGCTCAGAAGTGGCACAAGGAGGCCGAGGAGAGGGCGAGGGAGGAGATGGAGCGGCAATTGAGGGATCAGGAGAGGACGAGGAGGCCGTCCAGGTTCGAGGTGATCCCCGCGCCGGATATTCTTAAGATGCAGAGGCAAAGTGCTAACGATTTAACGATGTCTCCGAGCAACGGCGCCGCTCCCGATCACGTGAGTCAT cACACCTACCATTCCCCGATATTCGGCTCGCAACCGAAGAAGTCGATCTTGAAGAAGACCAATTCCTTCACGTTGAAAGGGTTCAGCCCGTTGGTGAGCCCTGCAGCCACTCCTTACACAACTGTGACCGGTGCGGAGAGCAg GATCCGTCTCGCCTTCGAGGCGATCTTCCGCAAGTCGGCCACATTGCAAGACGTGGATCCAGACCCGGAGATAGGGGCCGGTGGTGGTGTCAGGCGTGACAGCCAGGAGGTACCTCCGCACACTCCTATGCTGGCGCCAAGCCCTGCCACCTCGAAGAAAGTGCAACTG CCTCGCGAGAGGGTGATAGATATGTCGGCAGAGGATCAGAAGCGATGGGAGGAGAGCGAAATGTCGTTGGAGGTGGATTTCTCGAGGTGTCACATCGATCCAGCGCCCTTCCAGCTCGTCGAGCGAACGTCTTTGTTGAAGGTTCACAGTCTGTTCAGCATGGTGGGGGTGAATCACGCTTACGTGACGGCTATCGGCAGGCTAGTCGGGGTTGTAGGATTGAAAGAG CTGAGGAAAGCGATAGAGGACGCCAACGCTGGAATCTTGCCCATGCATTGCGAATCTCACATAGGCGTATCCACGTCGAGCATCGCCAAGAGCGAAACGGACACGGAGAGCAAGAATGTCAGCACGATGAACTCTATTGCCTCCGTTGATTGCGAGAAAGTCGAAAAAGTCTGA
- the LOC408467 gene encoding chloride channel protein 2 isoform X7 encodes MPWTVAFLCATTDMALSGSDSPSGASVSRLGVLAGLPDPLQRRLRAHRCTAEHRIRHSGDENDPTWGGLEGVSHLSYARGEGLTATLGSGLPLGKEGPFVHIASIVATLLSKLVTSFQGIYENESRNCEMLAAACAVGVAACFAAPIGGVLFSIEVTTVYFAVRNYWRGFFAAVCGATMFRLLAIWFQREETITAMFATNFTMDFPFDPQELFVFALIGVGSGIGGAFYVWLHRQYVIFMRKNKSMNSFLQKNRFLYPGIVSLLVSSVSFPLGLGQFMAGDLNTHDQVYGLFTNFTWTKQELGVEEMNIVKHWSTVYTDVFIGLIGFVAFTFVFSIISSTVPVPSGIFIPVFKIGAALGRAMGEAMALWFPNGVRYGGIITPIVPGGYATVGAAAFSGAVTHTISVSVIVFEMTGQITHIVPIMIAVLISNAIAALLQPSIYDSIILIKKLPYLPDLLPSSSGMYNVYVEDFMVRDVKYIWHGISYQKLKEILKENRKLRGFPLVDNPDSMILLGSIQRLELIKLIEKHIGRERRLQVAQKWHKEAEERAREEMERQLRDQERTRRPSRFEVIPAPDILKMQRQSANDLTMSPSNGAAPDHVSHHTYHSPIFGSQPKKSILKKTNSFTLKGFSPLVSPAATPYTTVTGAESRIRLAFEAIFRKSATLQDVDPDPEIGAGGGVRRDSQEVPPHTPMLAPSPATSKKVQLPRERVIDMSAEDQKRWEESEMSLEVDFSRCHIDPAPFQLVERTSLLKVHSLFSMVGVNHAYVTAIGRLVGVVGLKELRKAIEDANAGILPMHCESHIGVSTSSIAKSETDTESKNVSTMNSIASVDCEKVEKV; translated from the exons GCATTTCTATGTGCAACAACG GATATGGCTTTATCAGGATCTGACTCACCATCCGGCGCTTCAGTATCTCGCCTGGGTGTCCTTGCCGGTTTGCCTGATCCTCTTCAGCGCCGGCTTCGTGCACATCGTTGCACCGCAGAGCATAGGATCCGGCATTCCGGAGATGAAAACGATCCTACGTGGGGTGGCCTTGAAGGAGTATCTCACCTTTCGTACGCTCGTGGCGAAG GTCTGACCGCGACCCTGGGCTCCGGTCTGCCGCTGGGCAAGGAAGGTCCGTTCGTGCACATCGCGAGCATAGTTGCCACCCTCCTCTCCAAATTGGTGACGAGCTTCCAAGGGATCTACGAGAACGAGAGCAGGAACTGCGAGATGCTCGCCGCTGCGTGCGCCGTGGGGGTGGCCGCCTGCTTCGCGGCCCCCATCGGCGGCGTCCTGTTCAGCATCGAGGTAACCACGGTTTACTTCGCGGTGAGGAATTATTGGAGGGGGTTCTTCGCGGCCGTTTGCGGGGCAACCATGTTCCGGCTGCTCGCTATCTGGTTTCAACGAGAGGAAACGATCACGGCGATGTTCGCGACCAACTTCACCATGGACTTCCCCTTCGACCCCCAAGAATTGTTCGTGTTCGCGTTGATCGGGGTGGGCAGCGGTATAGGGGGCGCTTTCTACGTTTGGCTGCACAGGCAATACGTGATCTTCATGAGGAAGAACAAAAGTATGAACAGCTTTCTGCAGAAAAA tCGCTTCTTGTACCCTGGTATCGTCTCGTTGCTCGTCTCCTCCGTTTCGTTCCCCCTGGGACTAGGCCAGTTCATGGCCGGTGATTTGAACACTCACGATCAAGTGTACGGTTTGTTCACCAACTTCACTTGGACCAAGCAAGAGTTGGGGGTTGAGGAAATGAACATAGTGAAGCATTGGTCCACCGTGTACACCGACGTGTTCATCGGTTTGATCGGTTTCGTTGCGTTCACG TTCGTCTTCTCCATCATAAGCTCCACGGTTCCCGTCCCGTCGGGAATTTTCATCCCCGTGTTCAAGATTGGCGCCGCTCTGGGCAGAGCCATGGGCGAAGCCATGGCTCTGTGGTTTCCCAACGGCGTTCGTTACGGCGGCATCATAACGCCTATCGTACCAG GAGGCTACGCTACCGTCGGGGCAGCTGCATTCTCCGGCGCCGTGACCCACACGATATCCGTGAGCGTTATCGTGTTCGAGATGACCGGTCAGATCACTCACATAGTGCCAATCATGATCGCCGTGTTGATCAGCAACGCCATTGCCGCCCTCCTGCAGCCCAGCATATACGACAGTATCATTTTGATCAAGAAGCTGCCCTATCTCCCAGACCTGTTGCCGTCCAGTTCAG GAATGTACAACGTGTACGTGGAAGATTTCATGGTTCGCGACGTGAAGTATATCTGGCACGGGATCTCGTATCAGAAGTTGAAGGAAATTTTAAAGGAGAACCGCAAGCTCCGCGGTTTCCCGCTTGTCGACAATCCCGACTCGATGATCCTGCTTGGATCTATCCAGAGATTGGAATTGATCAAGCTGATCGAGAAACACATAGGGCGCGAGAGGAGGTTGCAG GTGGCTCAGAAGTGGCACAAGGAGGCCGAGGAGAGGGCGAGGGAGGAGATGGAGCGGCAATTGAGGGATCAGGAGAGGACGAGGAGGCCGTCCAGGTTCGAGGTGATCCCCGCGCCGGATATTCTTAAGATGCAGAGGCAAAGTGCTAACGATTTAACGATGTCTCCGAGCAACGGCGCCGCTCCCGATCACGTGAGTCAT cACACCTACCATTCCCCGATATTCGGCTCGCAACCGAAGAAGTCGATCTTGAAGAAGACCAATTCCTTCACGTTGAAAGGGTTCAGCCCGTTGGTGAGCCCTGCAGCCACTCCTTACACAACTGTGACCGGTGCGGAGAGCAg GATCCGTCTCGCCTTCGAGGCGATCTTCCGCAAGTCGGCCACATTGCAAGACGTGGATCCAGACCCGGAGATAGGGGCCGGTGGTGGTGTCAGGCGTGACAGCCAGGAGGTACCTCCGCACACTCCTATGCTGGCGCCAAGCCCTGCCACCTCGAAGAAAGTGCAACTG CCTCGCGAGAGGGTGATAGATATGTCGGCAGAGGATCAGAAGCGATGGGAGGAGAGCGAAATGTCGTTGGAGGTGGATTTCTCGAGGTGTCACATCGATCCAGCGCCCTTCCAGCTCGTCGAGCGAACGTCTTTGTTGAAGGTTCACAGTCTGTTCAGCATGGTGGGGGTGAATCACGCTTACGTGACGGCTATCGGCAGGCTAGTCGGGGTTGTAGGATTGAAAGAG CTGAGGAAAGCGATAGAGGACGCCAACGCTGGAATCTTGCCCATGCATTGCGAATCTCACATAGGCGTATCCACGTCGAGCATCGCCAAGAGCGAAACGGACACGGAGAGCAAGAATGTCAGCACGATGAACTCTATTGCCTCCGTTGATTGCGAGAAAGTCGAAAAAGTCTGA
- the LOC408467 gene encoding chloride channel protein 2 isoform X8 — protein MALSGSDSPSGASVSRLGVLAGLPDPLQRRLRAHRCTAEHRIRHSGDENDPTWGGLEGVSHLSYARGEGLTATLGSGLPLGKEGPFVHIASIVATLLSKLVTSFQGIYENESRNCEMLAAACAVGVAACFAAPIGGVLFSIEVTTVYFAVRNYWRGFFAAVCGATMFRLLAIWFQREETITAMFATNFTMDFPFDPQELFVFALIGVGSGIGGAFYVWLHRQYVIFMRKNKSMNSFLQKNRFLYPGIVSLLVSSVSFPLGLGQFMAGDLNTHDQVYGLFTNFTWTKQELGVEEMNIVKHWSTVYTDVFIGLIGFVAFTFVFSIISSTVPVPSGIFIPVFKIGAALGRAMGEAMALWFPNGVRYGGIITPIVPGGYATVGAAAFSGAVTHTISVSVIVFEMTGQITHIVPIMIAVLISNAIAALLQPSIYDSIILIKKLPYLPDLLPSSSGMYNVYVEDFMVRDVKYIWHGISYQKLKEILKENRKLRGFPLVDNPDSMILLGSIQRLELIKLIEKHIGRERRLQVAQKWHKEAEERAREEMERQLRDQERTRRPSRFEVIPAPDILKMQRQSANDLTMSPSNGAAPDHVSHHTYHSPIFGSQPKKSILKKTNSFTLKGFSPLVSPAATPYTTVTGAESRIRLAFEAIFRKSATLQDVDPDPEIGAGGGVRRDSQEVPPHTPMLAPSPATSKKVQLPRERVIDMSAEDQKRWEESEMSLEVDFSRCHIDPAPFQLVERTSLLKVHSLFSMVGVNHAYVTAIGRLVGVVGLKELRKAIEDANAGILPMHCESHIGVSTSSIAKSETDTESKNVSTMNSIASVDCEKVEKV, from the exons ATGGCTTTATCAGGATCTGACTCACCATCCGGCGCTTCAGTATCTCGCCTGGGTGTCCTTGCCGGTTTGCCTGATCCTCTTCAGCGCCGGCTTCGTGCACATCGTTGCACCGCAGAGCATAGGATCCGGCATTCCGGAGATGAAAACGATCCTACGTGGGGTGGCCTTGAAGGAGTATCTCACCTTTCGTACGCTCGTGGCGAAG GTCTGACCGCGACCCTGGGCTCCGGTCTGCCGCTGGGCAAGGAAGGTCCGTTCGTGCACATCGCGAGCATAGTTGCCACCCTCCTCTCCAAATTGGTGACGAGCTTCCAAGGGATCTACGAGAACGAGAGCAGGAACTGCGAGATGCTCGCCGCTGCGTGCGCCGTGGGGGTGGCCGCCTGCTTCGCGGCCCCCATCGGCGGCGTCCTGTTCAGCATCGAGGTAACCACGGTTTACTTCGCGGTGAGGAATTATTGGAGGGGGTTCTTCGCGGCCGTTTGCGGGGCAACCATGTTCCGGCTGCTCGCTATCTGGTTTCAACGAGAGGAAACGATCACGGCGATGTTCGCGACCAACTTCACCATGGACTTCCCCTTCGACCCCCAAGAATTGTTCGTGTTCGCGTTGATCGGGGTGGGCAGCGGTATAGGGGGCGCTTTCTACGTTTGGCTGCACAGGCAATACGTGATCTTCATGAGGAAGAACAAAAGTATGAACAGCTTTCTGCAGAAAAA tCGCTTCTTGTACCCTGGTATCGTCTCGTTGCTCGTCTCCTCCGTTTCGTTCCCCCTGGGACTAGGCCAGTTCATGGCCGGTGATTTGAACACTCACGATCAAGTGTACGGTTTGTTCACCAACTTCACTTGGACCAAGCAAGAGTTGGGGGTTGAGGAAATGAACATAGTGAAGCATTGGTCCACCGTGTACACCGACGTGTTCATCGGTTTGATCGGTTTCGTTGCGTTCACG TTCGTCTTCTCCATCATAAGCTCCACGGTTCCCGTCCCGTCGGGAATTTTCATCCCCGTGTTCAAGATTGGCGCCGCTCTGGGCAGAGCCATGGGCGAAGCCATGGCTCTGTGGTTTCCCAACGGCGTTCGTTACGGCGGCATCATAACGCCTATCGTACCAG GAGGCTACGCTACCGTCGGGGCAGCTGCATTCTCCGGCGCCGTGACCCACACGATATCCGTGAGCGTTATCGTGTTCGAGATGACCGGTCAGATCACTCACATAGTGCCAATCATGATCGCCGTGTTGATCAGCAACGCCATTGCCGCCCTCCTGCAGCCCAGCATATACGACAGTATCATTTTGATCAAGAAGCTGCCCTATCTCCCAGACCTGTTGCCGTCCAGTTCAG GAATGTACAACGTGTACGTGGAAGATTTCATGGTTCGCGACGTGAAGTATATCTGGCACGGGATCTCGTATCAGAAGTTGAAGGAAATTTTAAAGGAGAACCGCAAGCTCCGCGGTTTCCCGCTTGTCGACAATCCCGACTCGATGATCCTGCTTGGATCTATCCAGAGATTGGAATTGATCAAGCTGATCGAGAAACACATAGGGCGCGAGAGGAGGTTGCAG GTGGCTCAGAAGTGGCACAAGGAGGCCGAGGAGAGGGCGAGGGAGGAGATGGAGCGGCAATTGAGGGATCAGGAGAGGACGAGGAGGCCGTCCAGGTTCGAGGTGATCCCCGCGCCGGATATTCTTAAGATGCAGAGGCAAAGTGCTAACGATTTAACGATGTCTCCGAGCAACGGCGCCGCTCCCGATCACGTGAGTCAT cACACCTACCATTCCCCGATATTCGGCTCGCAACCGAAGAAGTCGATCTTGAAGAAGACCAATTCCTTCACGTTGAAAGGGTTCAGCCCGTTGGTGAGCCCTGCAGCCACTCCTTACACAACTGTGACCGGTGCGGAGAGCAg GATCCGTCTCGCCTTCGAGGCGATCTTCCGCAAGTCGGCCACATTGCAAGACGTGGATCCAGACCCGGAGATAGGGGCCGGTGGTGGTGTCAGGCGTGACAGCCAGGAGGTACCTCCGCACACTCCTATGCTGGCGCCAAGCCCTGCCACCTCGAAGAAAGTGCAACTG CCTCGCGAGAGGGTGATAGATATGTCGGCAGAGGATCAGAAGCGATGGGAGGAGAGCGAAATGTCGTTGGAGGTGGATTTCTCGAGGTGTCACATCGATCCAGCGCCCTTCCAGCTCGTCGAGCGAACGTCTTTGTTGAAGGTTCACAGTCTGTTCAGCATGGTGGGGGTGAATCACGCTTACGTGACGGCTATCGGCAGGCTAGTCGGGGTTGTAGGATTGAAAGAG CTGAGGAAAGCGATAGAGGACGCCAACGCTGGAATCTTGCCCATGCATTGCGAATCTCACATAGGCGTATCCACGTCGAGCATCGCCAAGAGCGAAACGGACACGGAGAGCAAGAATGTCAGCACGATGAACTCTATTGCCTCCGTTGATTGCGAGAAAGTCGAAAAAGTCTGA